From the Pseudomonas putida genome, one window contains:
- a CDS encoding alpha-2-macroglobulin family protein encodes MFNKGLLLACALALLSACDSSTPGKPASAEKTAASAAVEAPVLKREDPAVLAKRYEGRELSVLDVSEVQLDGASTLSISFSAPLDANQDFAAKVHLVDTVKGKIDGAWELSDNQMELRLRHLEPQRKLVLTVDKGLLAVNGKQLDSESVSRLETRDMQATVGFASRGSLLPTRLAEGLPVIALNVPKVDVEFFRVKPEMLSTFLANWGRNSSLYYYQSKETLDMAELVYSGRFDLNPARNTRETVLLPIAGIKPLQEPGVYLAVMRASGTYDYSQPATLFTLSDIGVSAHRYRDRLDVFAQALEGGKALKDVTLELHDEKGKLLAQAKTDGAGHAQMPITAKADTLIATQGVHTTLLRLNTAALDLAEFDITGPQANPLQFFIFGPRDLYRPGETVLLNGLLRDQDGKPVKAQPVSVEVRRPDEQVSRKFVWEADANGLYQYQLQLATEAPTGRWQLLLDLGGGRKQVYEFLVEDFLPERLALELKGSETPLSPEEDARIQVNGRYLYGAPAAGNRLSGQAYVRPLREAVPALPGYQFGSVTETELAQDLELDEVTLDQAGKAVVDIESHWAEARSPLQLTVQASLQESGGRPITRRLEQPIWPAERLPGLRGLFDGEETDSDGPVEFEFLVADREGNKLAANDLKVRLIRERRDYYWNYSQSDGWSYNYNEKFLTQSEETISVKAGSTAKLNFQVEWGPYRVEVEDPETGLVSSERFWAGYRAQDNAEGGAVRPDQVKLALDKPAYADGATAKVTVTPPAAGSGYLMIESSDGPLWWQEIEVPAEGKTFDVQLDKQWARHDLYISALVIRPGERKANATPKRAVGVLHLPLARAERKLAVSLQAPEKMRPKQPLTVKIKAANADGGVPKQVHVLLSAVDVGILNITDFKTPDPFTSLFGRKAYGADQLDIYGQLIEAGQGRLASLAFGGDAALAKGGKRPNTTVTIVAQQSLPVTLNDQGEGEATVDIPDFNGELRLMAQAWTDEHFGMAEGKTVVAAPLIAELSAPRFLAGGDRTSLALDLANLSGRAQQLSVEIRTEGQLSLTASAQQTIALAEGQRSTLLIPVQALGGLGQGKVQVRVNGLQLPGEPANTFEREWTLGVRPAYPAVLKHYRVALKDQPWTLPESDLAAFEPAGLEASLALSSRPPLNLAEQIRALEAYPYGCLEQTTSGLYPSLYADAESLKRLGIKGEPAEVRKRKIEMGIEHLLGMQRYNGSFGLWSSDSEEEYWLTAYVTDFLLRARDQGYGVPAEALKKANERLLRYLQERNLIEVDYSENAEHTRFAVQAYAALVLSRSQQAPLGALRSLFERRADARSGLPLVQLAVALDAMGDKPRAEQALQAGLGISRSKGWMADYGSSLRDQALILALLQESKLASNQVDQRLFALSDELAANRWLSTQERNALYLAGRGLLGKPEAPWQARLDSAGEVREFNNVEAGMKLEGPLLASPLSVQNEGSETLYQQLTLSGYPRQAPVAGGNGMEIRREYLGMNGQALDLHNLRSGDLVLVHLALKASDRVPDALVVDLLPAGLELENQNLAQSAASLDNASSAVKQWRESMQNASVVHQEYRDDRYVAALKLDGYGTTHLLYLARAVTPGTYRVPPPQVESMYRPNLQAVGDGQGEMTVKAR; translated from the coding sequence ATGTTCAACAAAGGATTGTTGCTGGCCTGCGCGCTGGCCTTGCTCAGTGCCTGTGACTCCTCGACGCCGGGCAAGCCCGCTTCCGCCGAAAAAACGGCTGCGAGTGCTGCGGTCGAGGCCCCGGTGCTCAAGCGCGAGGACCCTGCAGTCCTCGCCAAGCGCTACGAAGGGCGCGAGCTCAGTGTGCTGGATGTCTCGGAAGTGCAGCTCGATGGCGCCAGTACCCTGTCGATCAGCTTCTCGGCACCGCTGGACGCCAACCAGGACTTTGCCGCCAAGGTGCACCTGGTCGATACGGTCAAAGGCAAGATCGACGGTGCCTGGGAACTCTCCGACAATCAGATGGAATTGCGCCTGCGCCATCTGGAGCCGCAGCGCAAGCTGGTGCTGACCGTCGACAAGGGCCTGCTGGCGGTCAACGGCAAGCAGCTCGACAGCGAATCGGTGAGCCGCCTGGAAACCCGCGACATGCAAGCCACCGTTGGCTTTGCCAGCCGTGGTTCATTGCTGCCCACCCGCCTGGCCGAAGGCCTGCCGGTGATCGCGCTGAACGTGCCCAAGGTCGATGTCGAGTTCTTCCGGGTCAAACCGGAGATGCTTTCGACCTTCCTGGCCAACTGGGGCCGCAACAGCAGCCTGTACTACTACCAGTCCAAGGAAACCCTGGACATGGCCGAGCTGGTCTACAGCGGCCGTTTCGACCTGAACCCGGCGCGCAACACCCGCGAAACCGTGCTGCTGCCGATTGCCGGGATCAAGCCACTGCAGGAGCCGGGCGTGTACCTGGCCGTGATGCGTGCCTCGGGCACCTATGATTATTCGCAGCCGGCGACGCTGTTCACCCTCAGCGACATCGGCGTGTCCGCCCACCGCTACCGTGACCGCCTGGACGTGTTCGCCCAGGCCCTGGAAGGCGGCAAGGCGCTCAAGGACGTCACCCTCGAACTGCATGACGAGAAGGGCAAGCTGCTGGCCCAGGCCAAGACCGACGGCGCCGGCCATGCCCAGATGCCGATCACGGCCAAGGCCGACACCCTGATCGCCACCCAGGGCGTGCACACCACCTTGCTGCGCCTGAACACCGCAGCCCTGGACCTGGCCGAGTTCGACATCACCGGCCCCCAGGCCAACCCCCTGCAGTTCTTCATCTTCGGGCCGCGGGACCTCTATCGCCCAGGTGAAACGGTGCTGCTCAACGGCTTGCTGCGCGACCAGGATGGCAAGCCGGTCAAGGCTCAACCGGTCAGCGTGGAGGTGCGTCGCCCGGATGAGCAGGTCAGCCGCAAGTTCGTCTGGGAGGCCGACGCCAATGGCCTGTACCAATACCAGCTGCAACTGGCTACGGAGGCCCCAACCGGCCGCTGGCAATTGCTGCTAGACCTCGGTGGTGGGCGAAAGCAGGTATACGAGTTCCTGGTCGAAGACTTCCTTCCCGAGCGCCTGGCACTTGAGCTCAAGGGCAGCGAGACACCGCTGTCGCCCGAGGAAGATGCGCGCATCCAGGTCAATGGCCGCTACCTCTACGGTGCGCCGGCTGCCGGCAACCGCTTGAGCGGCCAAGCCTATGTGCGCCCACTGCGCGAAGCCGTGCCGGCACTGCCGGGCTACCAGTTCGGCTCGGTTACCGAAACCGAACTGGCCCAGGATCTGGAGCTGGACGAAGTGACCCTCGACCAGGCTGGCAAGGCCGTGGTCGATATCGAGAGCCACTGGGCCGAAGCACGCTCGCCGCTGCAGTTGACCGTGCAGGCCAGCCTGCAGGAGTCTGGTGGCCGGCCGATCACCCGTCGCCTGGAGCAGCCAATCTGGCCTGCCGAGCGCCTGCCTGGCTTGCGCGGCCTGTTCGACGGTGAGGAAACCGACAGCGATGGCCCGGTGGAATTCGAGTTCCTCGTGGCCGACCGCGAAGGCAACAAGCTCGCCGCCAATGACCTGAAGGTGCGCCTGATCCGCGAGCGTCGCGACTACTACTGGAACTACTCGCAGAGCGATGGCTGGAGCTACAACTACAACGAGAAATTCCTCACCCAGAGCGAGGAGACCATCAGCGTCAAGGCCGGCTCCACCGCCAAGCTGAACTTCCAGGTGGAGTGGGGCCCATACCGCGTCGAGGTGGAAGACCCTGAGACCGGGCTGGTTTCCAGCGAGCGCTTCTGGGCCGGTTACCGCGCCCAGGACAACGCCGAAGGCGGCGCGGTGCGGCCGGACCAGGTGAAGCTGGCACTGGACAAGCCGGCCTATGCCGATGGCGCCACCGCCAAGGTCACCGTGACCCCGCCTGCGGCCGGCAGCGGCTACCTGATGATCGAGTCCAGCGATGGCCCGCTGTGGTGGCAGGAAATCGAGGTGCCTGCCGAGGGCAAGACCTTCGATGTGCAACTGGACAAACAGTGGGCGCGCCATGACCTGTACATCAGTGCGCTGGTGATCCGCCCGGGTGAGCGCAAGGCCAATGCCACGCCCAAGCGCGCCGTCGGCGTGCTGCACCTGCCGCTGGCGCGTGCCGAGCGCAAGCTCGCGGTCAGCCTGCAGGCGCCGGAGAAGATGCGGCCCAAGCAGCCGCTGACGGTGAAGATCAAGGCCGCCAATGCTGACGGCGGCGTGCCGAAGCAGGTGCATGTGCTGCTGTCCGCGGTCGATGTCGGCATCCTCAACATCACCGACTTCAAGACCCCCGACCCGTTCACCAGCCTGTTCGGCCGCAAGGCCTACGGCGCCGATCAGCTGGACATCTACGGCCAGCTGATCGAAGCCGGCCAGGGCCGCTTGGCCAGCCTGGCCTTCGGCGGTGACGCGGCGTTGGCCAAGGGCGGCAAGCGGCCCAACACCACGGTCACCATCGTTGCCCAGCAAAGCCTGCCGGTGACCCTGAACGACCAGGGGGAAGGCGAGGCGACCGTCGATATTCCCGACTTCAATGGCGAGTTGCGGCTGATGGCCCAAGCCTGGACCGACGAGCACTTCGGCATGGCCGAAGGCAAGACGGTGGTGGCCGCGCCGCTGATTGCCGAACTGTCGGCGCCGCGCTTCCTGGCCGGCGGTGACCGCACCAGCCTGGCGCTGGACCTGGCCAACCTGTCGGGGCGTGCGCAGCAGTTGAGCGTCGAGATCCGCACTGAAGGCCAGCTGAGCCTGACGGCCAGCGCGCAGCAGACTATCGCCCTGGCAGAAGGCCAGCGCAGCACGCTGCTGATCCCGGTGCAGGCCTTGGGTGGCCTGGGGCAGGGCAAGGTGCAGGTGCGGGTCAATGGCCTGCAACTGCCGGGCGAGCCGGCGAACACCTTCGAACGCGAATGGACCCTGGGCGTGCGCCCGGCCTACCCGGCGGTGCTCAAGCATTACCGCGTCGCCCTCAAGGACCAGCCATGGACCTTGCCGGAAAGCGACCTGGCCGCCTTCGAACCGGCTGGCCTGGAGGCCAGCCTGGCGCTGTCGAGCCGCCCGCCGCTGAACCTGGCCGAGCAGATCCGCGCCCTGGAAGCCTACCCTTACGGCTGCCTGGAGCAGACCACCAGTGGCCTGTATCCGTCATTGTACGCCGATGCCGAGAGCCTCAAGCGCCTGGGCATCAAGGGTGAGCCGGCCGAGGTGCGCAAACGCAAGATCGAGATGGGCATCGAGCACCTGCTGGGCATGCAGCGCTACAACGGCAGTTTCGGCCTGTGGAGCTCGGACAGCGAAGAGGAATACTGGCTGACTGCCTATGTCACCGACTTCCTCCTGCGTGCCCGCGACCAAGGCTACGGCGTGCCGGCCGAGGCCTTGAAGAAGGCCAACGAGCGCCTGCTGCGCTACTTGCAGGAGCGCAACCTGATCGAAGTCGACTACAGCGAAAACGCCGAGCACACCCGCTTCGCCGTGCAAGCCTACGCCGCGCTGGTGCTGTCGCGCAGCCAGCAGGCACCGCTGGGCGCGTTGCGCAGCCTGTTCGAGCGCCGTGCCGATGCCCGCTCCGGCCTGCCGCTGGTGCAATTGGCCGTCGCGCTGGACGCCATGGGCGACAAGCCGCGCGCCGAGCAAGCGCTGCAGGCGGGCCTGGGAATCAGCCGCAGCAAGGGCTGGATGGCCGACTATGGCAGCAGCCTGCGCGACCAGGCACTGATCCTGGCGCTGCTGCAGGAGAGCAAACTGGCCAGCAACCAGGTCGACCAGCGTCTGTTTGCCCTGTCGGACGAGCTGGCAGCCAACCGCTGGCTGTCGACCCAGGAGCGCAATGCCTTGTATCTGGCCGGCCGTGGCCTGCTTGGCAAGCCGGAGGCACCGTGGCAGGCACGCCTGGACAGTGCCGGCGAAGTGCGTGAGTTCAACAACGTCGAAGCGGGCATGAAGCTCGAAGGGCCATTGCTGGCCTCGCCGCTGAGCGTGCAGAACGAAGGCAGCGAAACGCTGTATCAGCAACTGACCCTGTCGGGCTATCCACGCCAGGCACCTGTCGCGGGTGGCAACGGCATGGAGATCCGCCGTGAGTACCTGGGCATGAACGGCCAGGCGCTGGACCTGCATAACCTGCGCAGCGGCGACCTGGTGCTGGTGCATCTGGCGCTCAAGGCCAGCGATCGCGTGCCGGATGCCCTGGTGGTCGATTTGTTGCCAGCAGGCCTGGAACTGGAGAACCAGAACCTGGCCCAGAGCGCTGCAAGCCTGGACAACGCCAGCAGCGCAGTGAAGCAGTGGCGCGAGTCGATGCAGAACGCCAGCGTGGTACACCAGGAGTACCGTGATGACCGCTACGTGGCGGCCCTCAAGCTCGATGGCTATGGCACCACGCACCTGTTGTACCTGGCGCGTGCGGTGACACCGGGCACCTACCGGGTGCCGCCGCCGCAGGTGGAGTCGATGTACCGGCCGAACCTGCAGGCGGTGGGGGATGGGCAAGGAGAGATGACGGTAAAGGCGCGCTGA
- a CDS encoding MATE family efflux transporter, with product MSQLTTDWQHRPTHRKVWALAAPMILSNISVPLVALVDSTVIGHLPHAHQLGAVAVGATLFTFMVGLMGFLRMGSTGFAAQAAGRADGAALRQVLVQGLLLAVAFALLIGLLALPFSQLALQAMQPSEALQQSTEDFFHTRLLGLPAALASYALVGWFLGTQNARAPLAILLTTNLLNIALNLWFVLGLNWGVLGSARASVIAEWSAALLGLALTRPALRAHPGQIVWAALKRWQAWRPLLAVNRDIFLRSLALQLVFLLITVQGARLGEATVAANALLLNGLLLTAYALDGLAHAVEALCGHAIGARDRDTLRRSLVVACGWSLITSLGFAGLFLLCGHLFIDLQTDIDSVRAAAYPYLPYLALLPLIAVWSYLLDGLFIGATRAREMRNAMLLSVLIALPFGVVMSGFGNHGLWLAFLGFMALRAVTLGWVGWRLQENGRWIQ from the coding sequence ATGTCGCAACTGACCACCGACTGGCAGCACCGCCCCACCCACCGCAAGGTCTGGGCACTGGCCGCGCCGATGATCCTTTCCAACATATCGGTACCGCTGGTGGCGCTGGTCGACAGTACCGTGATCGGCCACTTGCCCCACGCCCACCAGCTCGGCGCCGTGGCCGTGGGCGCCACGCTGTTCACCTTCATGGTCGGCCTGATGGGCTTCCTGCGCATGGGCTCCACCGGCTTCGCCGCCCAGGCCGCCGGGCGGGCCGACGGCGCCGCCCTGCGCCAGGTGCTGGTGCAAGGCCTGCTGCTGGCCGTGGCCTTCGCCCTGCTCATTGGCCTGCTTGCCCTGCCCTTCAGCCAGTTGGCGCTACAGGCCATGCAACCGAGCGAGGCGTTGCAGCAATCCACCGAAGACTTCTTCCATACCCGGCTGCTCGGCCTGCCAGCGGCGCTGGCCAGCTATGCGCTGGTCGGCTGGTTCCTCGGTACACAGAACGCACGCGCGCCGTTGGCGATTCTGCTGACCACCAACCTGCTGAACATCGCCCTCAACCTGTGGTTCGTGCTGGGCCTGAACTGGGGCGTGCTGGGTTCGGCACGGGCCTCGGTGATCGCCGAATGGAGCGCCGCGCTGCTCGGCCTGGCCCTGACCCGCCCGGCCCTGCGCGCCCACCCCGGGCAGATCGTCTGGGCTGCACTCAAACGCTGGCAGGCCTGGCGGCCACTGCTGGCGGTAAACCGCGACATCTTCCTGCGCAGCCTGGCGCTGCAACTGGTGTTCCTGCTGATCACCGTGCAGGGCGCGCGGCTGGGCGAAGCCACGGTGGCGGCCAATGCCCTGCTGCTCAACGGGCTGCTGCTCACCGCCTATGCGCTCGATGGCCTGGCGCATGCTGTGGAGGCGCTGTGCGGGCATGCCATCGGTGCGCGGGATCGAGATACCTTGCGTCGCTCGCTGGTGGTGGCCTGCGGTTGGTCGCTGATCACCAGCCTGGGGTTTGCTGGCTTGTTCCTGCTGTGCGGGCACCTGTTCATCGACCTGCAGACCGATATCGATAGCGTGCGGGCGGCGGCCTATCCGTACCTGCCGTACCTGGCGCTGCTGCCATTGATTGCGGTGTGGAGCTACTTGCTCGACGGGCTGTTCATCGGCGCAACCCGGGCGCGGGAGATGCGCAATGCGATGCTGCTGTCGGTGCTGATAGCGCTGCCCTTTGGGGTGGTCATGAGCGGGTTTGGCAACCATGGGTTGTGGTTGGCCTTTCTCGGGTTCATGGCGTTGCGGGCAGTGACGCTGGGGTGGGTAGGTTGGCGATTGCAGGAAAATGGGCGCTGGATTCAATGA
- the speA gene encoding arginine decarboxylase, which produces MSVRRTRKDDGSQWTVADSRSVYGIRHWGAGYFAINEAGRVEVRPNGPGSAPIDLFEQVDELRQSGLSLPLLVRFPDILQDRVRQLTGAFDANIARLEYQSQYTALYPIKVNQQEAVVENIIATQNVSIGLEAGSKPELLAVLALAPKGGTIVCNGYKDREFIRLALMGQKLGHNVFIVIEKESEVALVIDEAADLKVKPQVGLRVRLSSLASSKWADTGGEKSKFGLSAAQLISVVQRFRDAGLDQGIRLLHFHMGSQIANLADYQHGFKEAIRYYGELRALGLPVDHIDVGGGLGVDYDGTHSRNASSINYDMDDYAGVVVGMLKEFCDAQGLPHPHIFSESGRSLTAHHAMLVIQVTDVEKHNDDVPTIENKEALPETVQWLVDLLGPTDIEMVTETYWRATHYMGDVAAQYADGKISLAEKALAEQCYFAVCRRLHNSLKARQRSHRQVLDELNDKLADKYICNFSVFQSLPDTWAIGQVLPIIPLHRLDEEPMRRAVLQDLTCDSDGKINQYVDEQSIETSMPVHAVNEGEDYLLGVFLVGAYQEILGDMHNLFGDTDSVNIYQNADGSVYHAGIETHDTIEDMLRYVHLSPEELMTHYRDKVASAKISARERTQFLDALRLGLTRSSYLSS; this is translated from the coding sequence ATGTCCGTACGACGCACACGCAAAGACGATGGTAGCCAATGGACCGTGGCCGACAGCCGCAGTGTTTATGGCATCCGCCATTGGGGCGCTGGTTATTTCGCCATCAATGAAGCCGGGCGCGTCGAAGTGCGCCCCAACGGCCCCGGCAGCGCGCCGATCGACTTGTTCGAGCAGGTCGACGAGCTGCGTCAGAGCGGCCTGTCGCTGCCGCTGCTGGTGCGCTTCCCCGACATCCTGCAGGACCGCGTACGCCAGCTGACGGGCGCGTTCGACGCCAACATCGCGCGCCTGGAATACCAGAGCCAGTACACCGCGCTGTACCCGATCAAGGTCAACCAGCAGGAAGCGGTGGTGGAAAACATCATCGCCACGCAAAACGTATCGATCGGCCTGGAAGCCGGTTCCAAGCCCGAGCTGCTGGCCGTGCTGGCGCTGGCGCCGAAAGGCGGCACCATCGTCTGCAACGGCTACAAGGACCGCGAGTTCATCCGCCTGGCGCTGATGGGCCAGAAGCTCGGCCACAACGTGTTCATCGTCATCGAGAAAGAGTCGGAAGTGGCCTTGGTGATCGACGAGGCTGCCGATCTCAAGGTCAAGCCACAGGTCGGCCTGCGCGTGCGCCTGTCGTCGCTGGCTTCGAGCAAGTGGGCCGACACCGGGGGTGAAAAGTCCAAGTTCGGTTTGTCCGCCGCCCAGCTGATCTCTGTGGTACAGCGCTTCCGCGATGCTGGCCTGGACCAGGGCATCCGCCTGCTGCACTTCCACATGGGTTCGCAGATCGCCAACCTGGCCGACTACCAGCACGGCTTCAAGGAAGCCATCCGCTACTACGGTGAACTGCGTGCGCTGGGCCTACCGGTCGACCATATCGACGTCGGCGGTGGCCTGGGCGTGGACTACGACGGTACCCACTCGCGTAACGCCAGCTCGATCAACTACGACATGGACGACTACGCCGGCGTGGTGGTGGGCATGCTCAAGGAGTTCTGCGACGCGCAGGGCCTGCCGCACCCGCACATCTTCTCCGAGAGCGGCCGTTCGCTGACCGCGCACCACGCGATGCTGGTGATCCAGGTAACCGACGTCGAGAAGCACAACGACGACGTGCCGACCATCGAGAACAAGGAAGCCCTGCCGGAAACCGTGCAATGGCTGGTCGACCTGCTGGGCCCGACCGACATCGAGATGGTCACCGAAACCTACTGGCGCGCCACCCACTACATGGGCGACGTGGCGGCGCAGTACGCCGATGGCAAGATCAGCCTGGCCGAGAAGGCCCTGGCCGAGCAGTGCTACTTCGCCGTGTGCCGTCGCCTGCACAACTCGCTGAAAGCCCGCCAGCGCTCGCACCGCCAGGTGCTGGACGAGCTCAACGACAAGCTGGCCGACAAGTACATCTGCAACTTCTCGGTGTTCCAGAGCCTGCCGGACACCTGGGCCATCGGTCAGGTGTTGCCGATCATCCCGCTGCACCGCCTGGACGAAGAGCCGATGCGTCGTGCAGTGCTGCAGGACCTGACCTGTGACTCCGACGGCAAGATCAACCAGTACGTCGACGAGCAGAGCATCGAGACCAGCATGCCGGTGCATGCGGTCAACGAAGGCGAGGACTACCTGCTGGGCGTGTTCCTGGTCGGCGCCTACCAGGAAATCCTTGGCGACATGCACAACCTGTTCGGTGACACCGACTCGGTGAACATCTACCAGAATGCCGATGGCAGCGTGTACCACGCCGGTATCGAGACCCACGACACCATCGAAGACATGCTGCGTTACGTGCACCTGTCGCCGGAGGAGTTGATGACGCACTACCGCGACAAGGTAGCCAGCGCCAAGATCAGCGCACGCGAGCGGACCCAGTTCCTCGATGCGTTGCGCCTGGGCCTGACCCGCTCGTCCTACCTCTCGTCGTGA
- a CDS encoding translation initiation factor Sui1 yields the protein MAKKASSFAALGGLVYSTDSGRHCPDCGQPVDACTCKQQVIPEGDGIARVRRESKGRGGKTVTTVTGVPLPLDQLKELATTLKRRCGTGGALKDGVIEIQGDHVELLIAELIKQGFKAKKSGG from the coding sequence GTGGCCAAGAAAGCTTCTTCCTTCGCCGCCCTTGGCGGTCTCGTTTACTCCACCGATTCAGGTCGGCACTGCCCCGACTGTGGCCAGCCGGTGGACGCCTGCACCTGCAAGCAGCAAGTCATCCCCGAAGGTGACGGCATCGCCCGTGTGCGTCGTGAAAGCAAAGGCCGTGGTGGCAAGACCGTGACCACCGTCACCGGCGTGCCGCTGCCGCTCGACCAGCTCAAGGAGCTGGCTACCACCCTCAAGCGCCGTTGCGGTACCGGTGGTGCTTTGAAGGATGGGGTCATCGAGATTCAGGGTGACCACGTCGAGCTGCTGATCGCCGAGCTGATCAAACAGGGCTTCAAGGCGAAAAAGTCCGGCGGCTGA
- a CDS encoding NUDIX hydrolase — MAISASEAAHRAASDRELVAWVDDADQVLGALPRAELRERGLIGRCTFILLFNSAGELCVHRRALSKALYPGYWDVAAGGMVTAGEAYDDSAARELAEELGIEGVKLRFHERFYFDMPDNHLWCAVYSAVSDAPLRLQPEEVIEAKFISLEQAEQESLKKPYCPDSLAALQRYKASVN; from the coding sequence ATGGCCATCAGCGCCAGCGAGGCCGCCCATCGGGCGGCTTCAGACCGTGAACTGGTCGCCTGGGTGGACGACGCCGACCAGGTGCTCGGCGCGCTGCCCAGGGCCGAGCTGCGCGAGCGCGGCTTGATCGGCCGCTGCACGTTCATCCTGTTGTTCAACAGTGCCGGTGAGCTGTGCGTGCACCGGCGGGCTCTGAGCAAGGCGCTGTACCCGGGGTATTGGGACGTGGCGGCCGGTGGCATGGTGACGGCAGGGGAAGCATATGACGACTCGGCTGCCCGCGAGCTGGCCGAGGAACTGGGTATTGAAGGCGTCAAGCTGCGTTTCCATGAGCGGTTCTATTTCGATATGCCGGACAACCACCTGTGGTGCGCGGTGTATTCGGCGGTGTCGGATGCGCCACTGCGGTTGCAGCCGGAAGAGGTGATCGAGGCGAAATTCATCAGCCTTGAGCAGGCCGAGCAGGAAAGCCTGAAAAAGCCGTATTGCCCTGACTCGCTGGCCGCGTTGCAGCGCTACAAGGCCAGCGTGAATTAG
- a CDS encoding DUF2333 family protein: protein MLDWKNREAKAEPRERVDGRGAAARSYLGGLWSRALGTLIGLYLLVCIGLGWYWSQEPDLFPVQQNAQAAAERSGQQMVIGYTTIETLKTVAGTLLNKPGGYISNDRFPPGLWMDNMPSWEYGVLVQVRDLSRALRKDFARSQSQSTEDADLAKAEPRFNFDNKSWILPSSESEFEEGIKSLSRYQARLAAGDKGAIFYTRADNLNNWLGDVATRLGSLSQRLSASVGRVKLNSTLKTESVVAGQAPQVDEELVETPWLQIDNVFYEARGQAWALSHLLRAIEVDFADVLAKKNATVSVRQIIRELEASQEPLWSPMVLNGSGFGMWANHSLVMANYISRANAAVIDLRQLLSQG from the coding sequence ATGCTGGACTGGAAAAACCGCGAGGCCAAAGCCGAGCCCCGTGAACGTGTGGACGGCCGCGGCGCAGCAGCCCGTAGCTACCTTGGCGGCCTTTGGAGCCGTGCCCTGGGGACCCTGATCGGGTTGTACCTGCTGGTCTGCATCGGCCTGGGCTGGTACTGGAGCCAGGAGCCGGACCTGTTCCCGGTGCAGCAGAACGCCCAGGCCGCCGCCGAGCGCAGCGGCCAGCAGATGGTAATCGGTTATACGACCATCGAAACGCTCAAGACCGTCGCCGGTACCTTGCTGAACAAGCCGGGCGGTTACATTTCCAACGACCGCTTCCCTCCTGGCCTGTGGATGGACAACATGCCGAGCTGGGAATATGGCGTGCTGGTGCAGGTGCGTGACTTGTCCCGGGCCCTGCGCAAGGACTTCGCCCGTTCGCAGTCGCAATCCACCGAGGATGCCGACCTGGCCAAGGCCGAACCGCGCTTCAACTTCGACAACAAGAGCTGGATCCTGCCATCGAGCGAGTCGGAGTTCGAAGAGGGCATCAAGTCGCTGAGCCGCTACCAGGCGCGCCTGGCCGCTGGCGACAAGGGCGCGATCTTCTATACCCGCGCCGACAACCTGAACAACTGGCTGGGTGACGTGGCCACCCGCCTGGGTTCGCTGTCGCAGCGCCTGTCGGCCAGCGTTGGCCGGGTCAAGCTCAACAGCACCCTTAAGACCGAGTCGGTGGTCGCCGGCCAGGCGCCGCAGGTTGATGAAGAGCTGGTGGAAACGCCATGGCTGCAGATCGACAACGTGTTCTACGAAGCCCGTGGCCAGGCCTGGGCGCTGTCGCACCTGCTGCGCGCCATCGAGGTCGACTTCGCCGACGTGCTGGCGAAGAAGAACGCCACCGTCAGCGTGCGCCAGATCATTCGTGAGCTGGAAGCCTCGCAGGAACCGTTGTGGAGCCCGATGGTGCTCAACGGCAGCGGCTTCGGCATGTGGGCCAACCACTCGCTGGTCATGGCCAACTACATTTCCCGGGCCAACGCCGCAGTCATCGACCTGCGTCAGCTGCTGTCGCAGGGTTGA